The following are from one region of the Mus musculus strain NOD/ShiLtJ chromosome 17 genomic scaffold, GRCm38.p6 alternate locus group NOD/ShiLtJ MMCHR17_CHO_IDD1 genome:
- the Olfr102 gene encoding olfactory receptor 102, translated as MSNQTSVTEFLLLGVTDIQELNPILFVVFFTIYFVNITGNGAILMIVILDPRLHSPMYFFLGNLACLDICFSTVTLPKMLQNLLSTSKAISFLGCITQLHFFHFLGSTEAMLLPVMAFDRFVAICRPLHYSVIMNHQLCIHMTVTIWTLGFFHALLHSVMTSRLSFCGPNHVHHFFCDIKPLLDLACGNTELNLWLLNTVTGTIALTPFFLTFLSYFYIITYLFLKTRSCSMLHKALSTCASHFMVVILLYVPVLFTYIRPASGSSLDQDRIIAIMYSVVTPALNPLIYTLRNKEVRSALNRKVRRWL; from the coding sequence ATGTCTAATCAAACCTCAGTCACTGAATTTCTCCTCCTGGGAGTAACAGATATACAAGAATTAAACCCTATTCTCTTTGTGGTTTTCTTCACAATCTACTTTGTCAATATAACTGGGAATGGAGCCATCCTGATGATTGTCATCTTGGACCCAAGACTCCACTCACCTATGTATTTCTTCCTGGGAAACCTAGCATGTCTAGATATCTGCTTCTCCACTGTGACACTGCCAAAGATGCTGCAGAACCTCCTCTCCACAAGCAAAGCAATTTCCTTCTTGGGATGCATAACTCAGCTCCATTTCTTCCACTTCCTGGGTAGCACTGAGGCCATGCTGCTGCCAGTGATGGCATTTGACCGCTTTGTGGCTATCTGCAGACCACTCCACTATTCTGTGATCATGAATCACCAGCTCTGTATTCACATGACTGTTACTATCTGGACCCTGGGCTTTTTCCATGCCTTACTTCACTCTGTAATGACATCTCGTTTGAGCTTCTGTGGTCCCAATCATGTCCATCATTTCTTCTGTGATATTAAGCCATTGTTGGATCTGGCCTGTGGAAACACTGAGCTCAACCTTTGGCTGCTCAATACAGTCACAGGCACCATTGCCCTCACTCCCTTTTTTCTGACATTTCTCTCCTATTTCTACATCATCACCTATCTTTTCCTCAAGACTCGTTCTTGCAGCATGCTCCACAAAGCTCTGTCTACCTGTGCCTCCCACTTCATGGTTGTGATTCTGCTCTATGTTCCAGTTCTCTTCACCTACATCCGTCCTGCCTCAGGCAGCTCTCTGGATCAGGACAGAATCATTGCCATCATGTACAGTGTGGTCACCCCTGCTCTCAATCCACTCATCTACACCTTGAGAAACAAGGAAGTGAGGAGTGCATTGAATAGAAAGGTGAGAAGATGGCTCTGA